The sequence below is a genomic window from Thalassobaculum sp. OXR-137.
GTCGGTATCGAGGAATGCGACGACCTGATCGCGGAACTGGAGCGGGCGCTGGGGTAACGGTGGGTGTGCAACGCACCCGGCCCGTAGACACACCCCCTGGATCAAGTCGAGGGGCTGCTCAGGGGGGCGTCTCAGTTGCCAGTCATATCGCTCTGCTCGTCATCCCGGACGCTCCCCGGACCTGATCCGGGGGCGGGCCGGGACCCGGGGTCTCTGCTCCGTCTGGGTCCCGGCCGACCTCCGGGTCGAACCCGGAGCTCGCCGGGATGACGGATAAGGGGGTGTCATCATAGAAAAGGGCGGGATTTCTCCCGCCCTTTCGCGTGTCGGATATGACGCTTCGGGTCAGCTGTTGCCGCCGCCGCGGACCTGGCGCAGGAAGTCCTCCACTTCGCGGTCGAGGACGCCGGAATCCTCCGCCAGCAGATTGGCCGAGGTCAGGACCTCCTCCGCCTGGTGGCCGGTGTCGTTGGCCACGGTGGAGACCATCTCGATGGTCCGGGTCACGTCGTCGGTGCCGGTCGCCGCTTCCTGGCTGGACCGGGCGATCTCCTGGGTGGAGGCGCCCTGCTCCTCGACCGCCCCGGCGATGGCGGTGACGTGGCCGTCGATCTCCCGGATCGCCTCGGACACCTCCCGGATCGCGGTGACCGCGGCGGCGACGCCGTCCTGCACCGACTTGATCTGGATGGTGATCTCCTCGGTCGCCTTTCCGGTCTGGCTGGCCAGCGACTTCACCTCCGACGCCACCACGGCGAAGCCCTTGCCGGCCTCGCCGGCCCGCGCCGCCTCGATGGTGGCGTTCAGGGCCAGAAGGTTGGTCTGCTCGGCGATGTCCTGGATCAGGGTGACGACGGTGCCGATGCGGTTGGTCGACTGTTCCAGCGTCTCCACCGTGCGATTGGTCGCATCCGCCTGGTCCGCCGCCACCCGGGCACGGGCCGAGCTTTCGCTGACCTTGTTGGAGATCTCGACGATCGACGCCGAGAGCTCTTCCGCCGCCGCGGCGACGGTCTGCACGTTGGACGAGGTCTGCTGGGCGGCCCCGACGCCGGCGGTCGAGCGCTCGCGCACATCGCCCGCGCCGGCCGCCATCTTCTTCGCCGTCTCGGCCATGCCGCGCGAGGCGGTGCCGAGGCGGTCGACGATGCCATTCACCCGGCTTTCGAAGGCGTCGGCCAGCTCCACGCGCTGACGCTGACGCTCCTCCGAAGCCCGGCGCTCCGACTCGATCTGGTCGGACCGCAGACGCTCCACTTCCTGGGCGCTGTCGCGGAACACCTGGACCGTGCCGGCCATGGTGCTGATCTCATCGGAGCCGGACGTGTCGACCTCGACGTTCAGGTCCCCGCCGGCCAGCCGGCGCATGACGTCCGCCAGGTTCGTCAGTCGAAGCACGACGCCCCGCCAGACGACCAGGAGACCGATCAGGATTGCCGCCAGGACGCTGGCCACGGCGAGGCCCAGGATCATCATCCGGCTTTCGTCGATGGTCTGCTTCGCGGCGTCTGCCGTGGCGTTGGCGCTTTGGGTGGCGGTCTCGACCATGTCGGCGACGGCGGTGCCGAAGGCGCCGGACACGTCGCGGGCGCGGGCCAGGGCGGAATCGGCGTCGGATTCGGCGGAGAGCACGGCCTTGCGCCGGTCGAACACGCCGCCCTCGCCGGAGCCGAGCTCCAGGATGTTGCCCAGGCTCGGGAGCAGGCTGGCCAGACGCGGGATCTCGGACACCTGCTTTTGGATGTCTTCCAGCATCGACATGGCCATGGAGAATTCGAGGCCGATGCTCTCCAGATGGCGCTCCGACTCGGCGCCGGCGGCGGCGTTCAGCGTGCCGATGATGAGGTTGGCGGTGGCCGCCGATTCCAGCATCAGCCGGAATTCACGGACGTCGTCCTGCACGAGGCCGCCGATGGTCTTGCGGGCGCCAATGGCCAGATCGCGGCCGGCGAAAGCCATGTTCCGCTGCGCTTCCGACACCAGCGGATTGACGGATTTCTCGAAGTCCGCGGCGATCTGCGGCAGCGCGGCGTCGAGTTCCTCGCGCTGGCGCTGGGTGGCGTCGAACTGCTCGGGCGTCAGCTCGACCCAGTTGATTTCCTTACGGCGGATCTCGAAGGCCGAATTCTCGCCGGTGCCCCGGCGGATCAGCTCCAGGGCGGCGTTGCGGAAGCGGTTGCCGTCCTCGGTATCGGGCGCGGTGGTGACCGAGTACTGCATCTCGGTCGCCATGTCCTTGAACGCGGCCTCTTCGCGGGCCAGCAGCTCAAGGTCCACCGTGCCGGCCACGCGCGCCAGCATGCCAAGCATCTTCTGGCCGTTGCCGGCGAGCGTCAGGATGTCCTTCAACGCCGTCATATGGGTGCCGAGCAGTTCGCCCACCGTCGAGGTGGTCGCCTCGATCGCCTCTTCGCCGGTCTTCACCATGCGCTCGCTGGCATCGACGATCATCGGCTGGACGTCGTTCTGGAACTGGGTGTTGACCTCGGACACCGCCTGGATCGCCTGACCAAGCTTGGCCTGTGCATCGACCCGCCGCGTGACCGCGGAATCCAGATCGGCCATGGCCTGGGACAGGGTGTCCGCCAGCTCCGTCAGCGTCGAGACGTCGGTTCCCGTCGCTTTCAGCTCCTGAAGACGCTCGGCCAGTTCGCCCTGCTTGGTGGCGAGTTCGTCGCGGATCGTCTGACGTTCGGCGCCCGACTTCGCGGAGACCAGGCTTGGGGCGGCGGCGGCGACTGCCGAGCTGTTCGCGGCAAGCTGCAGGCTGCTGGTCACCGCCGGCATCGCGTCGTCGGTCACGGTGGTCAGCGTGTCCTCGACGTTCGAGAAGGCGAACCACGCCACGCCGGCGGTCAGAACGGTAAGCATCGTTGTCGCGGCGAATGCTGTCCCCAACCGGCCGGCAATGCCGAAGCCTCCGGTCTTGCCGGTCGCGGTCGACAGCGACTCCCCGGACCCGGAGGAATCTTCACTGCCGAGCTGTGCCGTTCGCGTAACGGACATAAATCAACTCCTGATGGGGTCAAAACACCGATAGACCGTAGATGTGAAGGGTTAATAAAGGATTACGGGGCGGCAAGGGGAGTGCAATAATGAATGGTATTTTAGTGAAATGTAGTTTGGTCGCCGCTGTGGTGGCGATGCTTCTCGCTTCCGGCGTCCCTTCTCAGGCAGATCAGACCGATCCGAGACTGGACGCCTTGTTCGAGAAGCTTCGGATTTCCGAGGTTTTCTCTATCGCCCATGCAACGGAACAGCAGATCTGGATCATCTGGCATCAGCCGCCGGACATCCCCGAAGTCGCGGAAATCATGGAAGACGGCCTACAGGCAATGCGCGAATCTCGCCTCGCAGACGCTTTGACGGCGTTCGACGAGGCCGTCAGACGCGCACCGGACTTCGCCGAGGCCTGGAACAAGCGGGCGACGATCTACTACCTGATGGGCGACTACGCGGCGTCGATCGCCGATGTGCGGCAGACGCTGGTCCTCGAGCCGCGACATTTCGGCGCACTGTCCGGCCTCGGCCTGATCAACCTCAAACTCGACCGCAAAAGCGACGCCCTCGCCGCGTTCGAGGCGGCGCTCGAGCTGCACCCGTTCCTGCCGGTCCGCCATGAGATCGAGGCCCTGCGCGAGGCGGTGGCTGGCGAGAAGATCTGACCGGGTTTTAGGAGCACATCCGTTTGAGCGCGGCGAGCTGCGCGGAGTCGATGCCGGGCTGGGTGCCGGTCTCGGCCGCGGCGAACAGGGCGGCGCGATCGGCCGATCCGGGGTGGCTCTGGACCAGGGTCAGCAGCGAGCCGAGCGTGCCGCCGATCTCGTCGTCCTGCAGCCGTTCGAAGAACGCCCGGCCGCCGTCGGAGGAGATATCGTTGTCCCGGAGCAGCGCCAGTGCCGTGTGGTCGGCGCGCTCCTCCTGGTCGCGGGTGTAGTTCGCGTCCAGCACCGCGCCGGTCAGCGTGGACGCGACGGAGCCGCCGGCCTCCTGGCCGAACAGCAGGGCGAGGACGAGGCTCACGCCCTCCCGCCGGATCCAGGCCGTCATCGGGTCGCGATGGACCACATGGGCGATCTCATGGGCCAGGACGGCGGCCAGTTCCGAGCCCTCCCGGCTTTCCTTGATCAACCCGCTGGTCAGGACGATCCGGCCGCCAGGCAGGGCGAAGGCGTTGACCAGATCCCAGTTGAGCACGGTGATTTGGGGCGGCGGAATGTCGGCAGCCCCCGCCAGCCGTCCGGCCAAGGCCTGCAGGGCGGTGTAGCCGTCCGGGCCGGTGCATCGCTTATGGGCGGCGGTGAGGGACCGTATCGCGTTGTCCGCCGAGGTCGAGCCCGTGTCCGGAGGCAGCAGACGGGCCGCCATCCCGCTCAGCGGCGCCAGCGCCAGCAGGACCAGGACGAGGGCGATGGCGGTGGCGCCGATCGCCATGGCCGCGGTCGGGCGTCGTTTCAGCCCCAGAACCTGCGTGCCCGCCTGTCGCGCATCGCCGGTGGCGCGGGACCGGATCGCCGCCGCCAGGGCGGGATCGTCGGGCACCAGACGGGCGTCCTCGGCGTCCAGGAGCGAAAACACGGCGTCCTCTCCCGCCGATTCCGGGCGGTAGATCCGCTCCCACCGCCACAGCAGCGGGCATTGCGGCTGCGCGGCGCGCTCGTCGGTCGGCAGCAGGCGCAGGCCGGATCGGTCCGGGACGATCGCCACCCGATGGTCGGCGCCGGTGACGCCGTCCAGCAGGTGGGCGTTGCCGCGCGGGCCCGTCGACCCCGCCATGTCAGGCGATGTCGAAGTCACCGGCCAGCCCCTCTCCGCCGAATGCATTGTCGTCCGCCTCGACCTGGCGCAGTCCCGCCGGATCCGGCACACCGGTCATCGTCACGTTGGCGGCAAGGTAGCGGATCTTGCGCTCCCAGGTGATCGGGGCGAGCAGGCCGATCGAAAAGATCAGGATCAGCCAGTTGCCGAGGGTAAGCCATGTGTAGCCCAGTGCTGTTCCGTGGAACGTCGCGCGCACCGGGCCGACATTCGATACCGTGCAGATCCAGCGCCAGAAGGCGACCCGGTAGACGCACATCAGATAGATCCCGAACACGACGACCGCGAAGACGAACGTCATCCCGGTCAGGACGATCTCGGCCTCCGCCATCTGCGCCGAGGCGGTCGACAGGCCGATGGTTGCCGTCTTGAAGAAGAAATAGGCCACCGCACCCACGCCCACGAGCCCGTACACCAGCCAGATCCCCAACCAGAGTCCGAGCAGCCGGTAGATGCCGCCGATATAGCGGCCATGCAGGCCGCCGACATTCAGGGCATTGATCACCATCCGGGCACGGTACAGATCGACGATCGGCTTCAGCAGCCAGCCCGAGAGGACGACCATCAGCGCCGACGCGACGGCGACCTGCAGGTATTTCGTGGCCTCCAGTTCGATCCGGCCTCGGATTCCGCGCCAGCGGGTGCGCGAGATCCGGTAGCGCCAGCTCAGGAACCGGCCCATCTCCCACAGACCGAAGACGACGACCGCATAGATGAAATCCACGGTCTCGATCGTATTCAGGTCGGCGCCCTGTCCGCTGCGCTCCAGAATCAGCTCGACCAGCGTGTAGATGATGCCCAGCGGCAGCAGGATGATCAGGAACACCCGCACGAAGCCGAGAAAGATCTCCAGCCCGTTGCCGGTATACTCCAGCGGCTGGCCGTCGAACCGGATCCGCCGCCAGAGGATCTGCCGCATGAGGGTGATCGCCCAGAACCGGTAGATGCCGAGCGTCAGAATCATCAGGCCGACATTGAGGAGATGGCGGCGCACCAGGCGCCACGTACCGCCCTCGGTATAGGTGATCCGCGACACGGCGGGCGTCTGGGTCGCCATAGAGGCGTCGTCGGCATGGGACATGGGCAGAAGGATTCCTGTTCGGCGGTCTGCGTGTCGGTGTGACTCTCCCGCTGGGACTATCGCAGTCGACGCCCGGTGTCTCCAGGGTGGGATTTGCCACAGGGGAACGGCTGCCCGTCCCGGTTCGACGGTTGCCGCCCGGCGCGGCGCGGCTATGCTGGCGCCGGTCACGAATGGAGGCAGGCATGGCGCGATACGATCTGGTGGTGCGGGGCGGCGAGGTGTTCACCCCGTCGGGAGTTGAACGGGTGGATCTCGGGGTTACCGGCGGAAAGATCACCGCCATCGGCGACCTGGCGACGGCCGAGGCCGGCGAGGTGGTCGATGCTGCCGGTCTGACCGTGCTGCCCGGCGTGATCGACACCCAGGTGCATTTCCGCGAGCCCGGCCTGGAACATAAGGAAGACATCCACCACGGCACCCGCGCCGCCGCCAAGGGCGGGGTGACGTCAATCTTCGAGATGCCGAACACCTCGCCGCTGACCCTCACCGAGGTCGAGCTGAACGACAAGCTCGCCCGGTCCAAGGGGCGCGCCTGGTGCGACCACGCCTATTTCGTCGGGGCGGCGGAGGAGAACGTCCACCTGCTGGAAGAGCTGGAACTGGCCCCCGGCTGCGCCGGGGTGAAAGTGTTCATGGGCTCGTCCACCGGCTCGCTGCTGGTGGAGAAGGACGAGCTGCTGGCCAAGGTCCTGGCCGCCGGCCGCCGCCGGGTCGCCGTCCATGCCGAGGACGAGGACATGCTGCGCGAGCGCCAGCATATCGCCAAGGAGGAGGGCCACCCGCGCGCCCATCCGGTCTGGCGCTCGCCGGAATGCGCCCTGAAGGCGACCCAGCGGATCGTCCGCCTGGGCCGCGCCGCCGGTCGCCCGGTCCATGTGCTGCACATCACCTCCGCCGAGGAGATGGCGTTCCTGGCCGAGAACAAGGACGTCGCCACCGTCGAGACGACCCTGAACCACCTGACCATGGCGGCGCCCGAGTGTTACGAGCGGCTCGGCTCGCTGGCGCAGATGAACCCGCCGGTGCGCGAACAGCACCACCAGGACGCCCTGTGGCGGGCGATCGCCGACGGCACCGTGGACGTGATCGGCTCCGACCATGCGCCGCATACGCTGGAGGAGAAGCAGCGTCCCTATCCCTCGAGCCCGTCCGGCATGCCCGGCGTGCAGACCCTGCTGCCGCTGCTGCTCGACCACATGAACGCCGGCCGCCTGACCCTGGCCCGGCTGGTCGACCTGACCTCGGCCGGCCCGCACCGGATCTACGGCATCGCCGGCAAGGGCCGCATCGCCAAGGGCTGGGACGCCGACCTGACCCTGGTCGATCTGAAGGCCAAGCGCGAGATCACCAACAAGTGGATCGCCAGCAAGTGCGGCTGGACCCCGTTCGACGGCAAGACCGTCACCGGCTGGCCGATCGCCACCCTGGTGCGCGGCAATGTGGTCATGCGCGACGACGACCTGATCGGCGAGGCGGTCGGCGAGCCGGTGCGCTTCTGGTCGAGCCTGCAGCGGGGATGAGCATGACCGACGAAACTTTCGCCGAGGGCGGTTGCACCTGCCGGTCGGTGCGCTACCGGCTCAAGCGCAAGCCGATGTTCGTGCATTGCTGCCACTGCACCTGGTGCCAGCGCGACAGTGGTACCGCCTTCGCCTTGAATGCGCTGATCGAGGCGGCGGAGGTGGAACTGCTGTCCGGGACCCTGGAGGCGGTCGATACGCCGACCGAGAGCGGGAAGGGCCAGCTCTTCATGCGCTGCCCGACCTGCCGGGCGACCATGTACAGCCACTATGCCGGGGCGGGCCCCAAAGTGGCCTTCGTGCGGGTGGGGACCCTGGACGAGCCGGCGAAGTGCCCGCCTGACATCCACATCTTCACCCGCTCCAAGCTGCCCTGGGTGCGGCTACCGGACGGCGCGCTGGCGATGGAGGAGTTCTACTCCTACCGGGAGCACTGGCCGGAGGAGAGCTTCGCCCGGTTGAAGGCGACCCGTCAGGGATAGGCCTCGCTACTTCTTCGGGCCGGCCGATTTCTTCGGCTTGTCGTCTTCCGGCATGAGGATCCGTTCGGCCGCGCCGTCCAGATCCTCGAACTGCCCCGACCGCAGCGCCCAGAGAAAGGCGACGAGGCCGATGAGGCCGAGCGCCAGGGCGGCGGGGATCAGGATCGACAGGATGGTCATGCGCGTGCTCCCATCGCCGGGGTGAGGGGAGTCCTGACATCGTCCCCGGCCACTGTCGACGCAACCCCCGACCGTCGGTCGGGCAGGGCGAGACGCAGGGCGTTGGCCACCACGACGATGGAAGAGGCCGACATGGCGATCGCCGCGAAGAGCGGGGTCGCGTAACCGGCGATGGCCAGCGGAATGGCGATGGCGTTGTAGACGATCGCCAGCCCGAAATTCTGCAGGATCAGCCGCCGCGCCTTTCGGGCGACGGCGATGGCGGTCGGGATCGCCCCCATATCCTCGCTCAGGAAGACGATGCCGGCGGCGGTGCGGCTGACATCGGAGGCGGCACTCGGCGCCATGGAGACGTCGGCGGCGGCCAGGGCCGGGGCGTCGTTCAGCCCGTCGCCGATCATCAGCACCCGGTGGCCGTCGGCCTGCAGCGCCTGGATGGTCGCGATCTTGTCGGCCGGGGTGGCGCGGGCGGTCCAGGTCTCCAGGCCGAGCCGGGCGGCGGTCTCCGCCACCTTGCCGTCGCCGTCGCCCGACAGCAGGGCCGGAGTCAGGCCGAGCCGGATCAGGGTCGCGACCGCGCCGTCCGCACCCGGACGCGGCCGGTCGAGCAGGTCGAAGGCCGCCGTCAGGGTGCCGTCGCAGGACAGCACCGGGACGCCGCGGCGGTCGTGGGAAAGCTCGGCGAAGGACTCGGCGGAGAGCGCCCAGTCCGGCCGGCCCAGGCGCCAGGTCCGTCCGTCGATCACGCCCTCGATGCCGTGGCCCGCATGTTCGGCGACACGGTCCGGTGCGACCGGTGCCGTGGGGGCCGCCGCCGCGATCGCCTGGGCCACCGGGTGCCGGCTGTGCCGGGCCAGGGCGGCGGCGACCGTCAGGGTGCCGTCGGACAGGCGGTCCAGCGCCCGCGGATCGACCGTCGGGGTGGTCAGGGTGCCGGTCTTGTCCAGCACCACCCGGTCGATGGTAGCCAGGGTCTCCAGCGCGCCCCCGTCGCGCAGCAGGATGCGGTGCTTCAGCAGCCGTCCGGCGGCGACGACCTGCACGATCGGGGCGGCGAGACCCAGGGCGCAGGGGCAGGTGATGATCAGTACGGCGATGGCGGTGGTCAGGGCATGGTGCAGCCCGCCCCCGGCCGCCCACCAGCCGAGGAAGGTGGCCGCTGAGACGAGATGCACCGCCGGGGCGTAGATCGCGGCCATCCGGTCGGCCAGCAGGCTCAGCGCCGGGCGCGCCGTTTCCGCCGCTTCCAGCATGGAGCGCATCTCGCCGAGGAAGGAGGCATGTCCGATGCGGGTGGCGGTGAGGGTGAGCGGGCCCTCAATGACCATGGCGCCCGCCACCACCGTGTCGCCCGCGGCCAGCGCGACCGCCTCGCTCTCGCCGGTGACGACGGAGAGGTCGACCCGGACCCCGTTGCCGGTCACGGTGCCGTCGACGGGCACCCGGTCCCCGGAGGCGACCAGGACCGTCGTGCCCGGCGTCACCTGGCCGACCGGTATCCAGGAGGTGGTTCCGTCGGCGGCGACGACCACGGCGCCGCGCGGCGTGGTCCGGTCTAGGGTCTTCAGGGCCGCCCCGGCGCGCGAGCGCATCACATGGTCGAGGGTGCGGCCGATCAGCAGGAAGAACAGCAGGGTGACGGAGGCGTCGAAATAGGCATGGGCCCCGCCAGTCAGGGTCTCGTGCACCGACAATCCGACCGCCAGCAGGACCGCCAGGGAGATCGGCACGTCCATGTTCAGCCGGCCGGCCTTCAGGGCATGCAGGGCCGGGGCGAAGAACGGGCGCCCGGCAACGGCGACGGCGGGGATGGCGATGGCGGCGGAGATCCAGTGGAACAGATCCCGGGTCGCGTCATCGGCCCCCGACCAGATCGAGACCGACAGCAGCATCACGTTGCCGGCGGCGAAGCCGGCGACGGCGAGAGCGACGAAAAGCCGGCGCAGGATCGGGTCCGGTCCGCTCTCCGCCTCGTCCAGCAGCCCGGCGCGATAGCCGGCATGATCGAGCGCGGCGAAGACCGCCTCCGGATCGACGGCGTCGCGCGGCCATTTCACCGTGACGAACCGCCCCGCAAGGTTGACCCGGGCATCCGTCACCGCCTCGACCGCGCCGACCGCCTTCTCGATGGTCGAGATGCAGGCGGCGCAATGGGCGTCGGGCACGGCGAGGCGGGTGGCGACCAGCCCGTCGCCGATATCGTGGGACGCCTCGAGCAGCTCGCGCCGGTCAGGCCGCTGGGCCTGGCCCGGCACCGATAGCGAGGCGGAGGCGGCGCAGCAGGACATGTCAACCGCCCTTGCCCACGGAGAACCGGGTCTCGTACCGCCAGGTGCGCCCGCCCGACAGCTTGAGGGCGACGTCCGCCACCCACAGGCCCGAGGCGAGAACGTCGGGCATGCTGACGGTGCCGTTCGCGGCCGCCGGAATGTCGATCAGCCGATCCTCGGTCCGGGTGACCGGGCGGCCGATGCGGACCGTGCCGCCCAGGATCTCCACGCCCCGGCCCGCGGCATCGCGCAACGACAGGGTGAGGCGGTCGTCGGCCTGCTCGAAGGAGAGCGCGTAACCCAGCGCCTGCTGCTCGCGGGCGGCGGCGACGCGTTCGTTGAATCGCTGGCTCTCGACATAGGAATTGGCGACGACGAGGCCCGGCCAGGTGCCCGAGGCCAGGGTCGCCATGGTCACGTTGACCGCGATGATCAGGCCGAAGAAGGACAGGAGGATGAGGAAGACGTGCCGGCCGGTGAGCCGGAAGGATCCGTCGGTCCGAGGGGTGTCGCTCATCGTGCCGCTCCATTGTCGAAGATCGCATCGTACTCCGCCCGCTCCGAGCCCGCACTGTCGCGGATCCGGAAGCGGAACTGGGTCTGCTGGCCCTCCAGCCCCTCGGGGCCCGCGATCACGAAGA
It includes:
- a CDS encoding methyl-accepting chemotaxis protein gives rise to the protein MLTVLTAGVAWFAFSNVEDTLTTVTDDAMPAVTSSLQLAANSSAVAAAAPSLVSAKSGAERQTIRDELATKQGELAERLQELKATGTDVSTLTELADTLSQAMADLDSAVTRRVDAQAKLGQAIQAVSEVNTQFQNDVQPMIVDASERMVKTGEEAIEATTSTVGELLGTHMTALKDILTLAGNGQKMLGMLARVAGTVDLELLAREEAAFKDMATEMQYSVTTAPDTEDGNRFRNAALELIRRGTGENSAFEIRRKEINWVELTPEQFDATQRQREELDAALPQIAADFEKSVNPLVSEAQRNMAFAGRDLAIGARKTIGGLVQDDVREFRLMLESAATANLIIGTLNAAAGAESERHLESIGLEFSMAMSMLEDIQKQVSEIPRLASLLPSLGNILELGSGEGGVFDRRKAVLSAESDADSALARARDVSGAFGTAVADMVETATQSANATADAAKQTIDESRMMILGLAVASVLAAILIGLLVVWRGVVLRLTNLADVMRRLAGGDLNVEVDTSGSDEISTMAGTVQVFRDSAQEVERLRSDQIESERRASEERQRQRVELADAFESRVNGIVDRLGTASRGMAETAKKMAAGAGDVRERSTAGVGAAQQTSSNVQTVAAAAEELSASIVEISNKVSESSARARVAADQADATNRTVETLEQSTNRIGTVVTLIQDIAEQTNLLALNATIEAARAGEAGKGFAVVASEVKSLASQTGKATEEITIQIKSVQDGVAAAVTAIREVSEAIREIDGHVTAIAGAVEEQGASTQEIARSSQEAATGTDDVTRTIEMVSTVANDTGHQAEEVLTSANLLAEDSGVLDREVEDFLRQVRGGGNS
- a CDS encoding tetratricopeptide repeat protein; translated protein: MVAAVVAMLLASGVPSQADQTDPRLDALFEKLRISEVFSIAHATEQQIWIIWHQPPDIPEVAEIMEDGLQAMRESRLADALTAFDEAVRRAPDFAEAWNKRATIYYLMGDYAASIADVRQTLVLEPRHFGALSGLGLINLKLDRKSDALAAFEAALELHPFLPVRHEIEALREAVAGEKI
- a CDS encoding M48 family metallopeptidase, whose product is MAGSTGPRGNAHLLDGVTGADHRVAIVPDRSGLRLLPTDERAAQPQCPLLWRWERIYRPESAGEDAVFSLLDAEDARLVPDDPALAAAIRSRATGDARQAGTQVLGLKRRPTAAMAIGATAIALVLVLLALAPLSGMAARLLPPDTGSTSADNAIRSLTAAHKRCTGPDGYTALQALAGRLAGAADIPPPQITVLNWDLVNAFALPGGRIVLTSGLIKESREGSELAAVLAHEIAHVVHRDPMTAWIRREGVSLVLALLFGQEAGGSVASTLTGAVLDANYTRDQEERADHTALALLRDNDISSDGGRAFFERLQDDEIGGTLGSLLTLVQSHPGSADRAALFAAAETGTQPGIDSAQLAALKRMCS
- a CDS encoding DUF898 family protein, with the protein product MSHADDASMATQTPAVSRITYTEGGTWRLVRRHLLNVGLMILTLGIYRFWAITLMRQILWRRIRFDGQPLEYTGNGLEIFLGFVRVFLIILLPLGIIYTLVELILERSGQGADLNTIETVDFIYAVVVFGLWEMGRFLSWRYRISRTRWRGIRGRIELEATKYLQVAVASALMVVLSGWLLKPIVDLYRARMVINALNVGGLHGRYIGGIYRLLGLWLGIWLVYGLVGVGAVAYFFFKTATIGLSTASAQMAEAEIVLTGMTFVFAVVVFGIYLMCVYRVAFWRWICTVSNVGPVRATFHGTALGYTWLTLGNWLILIFSIGLLAPITWERKIRYLAANVTMTGVPDPAGLRQVEADDNAFGGEGLAGDFDIA
- a CDS encoding dihydroorotase; translation: MARYDLVVRGGEVFTPSGVERVDLGVTGGKITAIGDLATAEAGEVVDAAGLTVLPGVIDTQVHFREPGLEHKEDIHHGTRAAAKGGVTSIFEMPNTSPLTLTEVELNDKLARSKGRAWCDHAYFVGAAEENVHLLEELELAPGCAGVKVFMGSSTGSLLVEKDELLAKVLAAGRRRVAVHAEDEDMLRERQHIAKEEGHPRAHPVWRSPECALKATQRIVRLGRAAGRPVHVLHITSAEEMAFLAENKDVATVETTLNHLTMAAPECYERLGSLAQMNPPVREQHHQDALWRAIADGTVDVIGSDHAPHTLEEKQRPYPSSPSGMPGVQTLLPLLLDHMNAGRLTLARLVDLTSAGPHRIYGIAGKGRIAKGWDADLTLVDLKAKREITNKWIASKCGWTPFDGKTVTGWPIATLVRGNVVMRDDDLIGEAVGEPVRFWSSLQRG
- a CDS encoding GFA family protein gives rise to the protein MTDETFAEGGCTCRSVRYRLKRKPMFVHCCHCTWCQRDSGTAFALNALIEAAEVELLSGTLEAVDTPTESGKGQLFMRCPTCRATMYSHYAGAGPKVAFVRVGTLDEPAKCPPDIHIFTRSKLPWVRLPDGALAMEEFYSYREHWPEESFARLKATRQG
- the ccoS gene encoding cbb3-type cytochrome oxidase assembly protein CcoS: MTILSILIPAALALGLIGLVAFLWALRSGQFEDLDGAAERILMPEDDKPKKSAGPKK
- a CDS encoding heavy metal translocating P-type ATPase, which codes for MSCCAASASLSVPGQAQRPDRRELLEASHDIGDGLVATRLAVPDAHCAACISTIEKAVGAVEAVTDARVNLAGRFVTVKWPRDAVDPEAVFAALDHAGYRAGLLDEAESGPDPILRRLFVALAVAGFAAGNVMLLSVSIWSGADDATRDLFHWISAAIAIPAVAVAGRPFFAPALHALKAGRLNMDVPISLAVLLAVGLSVHETLTGGAHAYFDASVTLLFFLLIGRTLDHVMRSRAGAALKTLDRTTPRGAVVVAADGTTSWIPVGQVTPGTTVLVASGDRVPVDGTVTGNGVRVDLSVVTGESEAVALAAGDTVVAGAMVIEGPLTLTATRIGHASFLGEMRSMLEAAETARPALSLLADRMAAIYAPAVHLVSAATFLGWWAAGGGLHHALTTAIAVLIITCPCALGLAAPIVQVVAAGRLLKHRILLRDGGALETLATIDRVVLDKTGTLTTPTVDPRALDRLSDGTLTVAAALARHSRHPVAQAIAAAAPTAPVAPDRVAEHAGHGIEGVIDGRTWRLGRPDWALSAESFAELSHDRRGVPVLSCDGTLTAAFDLLDRPRPGADGAVATLIRLGLTPALLSGDGDGKVAETAARLGLETWTARATPADKIATIQALQADGHRVLMIGDGLNDAPALAAADVSMAPSAASDVSRTAAGIVFLSEDMGAIPTAIAVARKARRLILQNFGLAIVYNAIAIPLAIAGYATPLFAAIAMSASSIVVVANALRLALPDRRSGVASTVAGDDVRTPLTPAMGARA
- a CDS encoding FixH family protein, yielding MSDTPRTDGSFRLTGRHVFLILLSFFGLIIAVNVTMATLASGTWPGLVVANSYVESQRFNERVAAAREQQALGYALSFEQADDRLTLSLRDAAGRGVEILGGTVRIGRPVTRTEDRLIDIPAAANGTVSMPDVLASGLWVADVALKLSGGRTWRYETRFSVGKGG